In one window of Tumebacillus algifaecis DNA:
- the hutU gene encoding urocanate hydratase, with amino-acid sequence MSNQQKREIRAPRGTELNAKGWVQEAALRMLMNNLDPEVAERPEDLVVYGGIGKAARNWPSFDAIVRELKRLESDETLLVQSGKPVGVFKTHERAPRVLLSNSVLVPAWANWEHFRELEQKGLMMYGQMTAGSWIYIGTQGILQGTYETFAEAGRQQTGGTLKGTLTLTAGLGGMGGAQPLAVTMNEGVVIAVEIDPTRIERRIQHRYCDVMATTLDEALELANQAKAEGRPLSIGLLGNAAEIYPEFVRRGIKPDFVTDQTSAHDPLNGYIPVGYSLEEAAALRQSDPDKLIALAKQSMAVHVQAMLDLQKLGSTVFDYGNNIRQVALDEGVQDAFNFPGFVPAYIRPLFCEGKGPFRWAALSGDPEDIKKTDELILKLFPENDHLRRWIEMAGEKIAFQGLPARICWLGYGERAKFGLAINEMVKNGELKAPIVIGRDHLDCGSVASPNRETEAMKDGSDAVGDWAILNALINTSAGASWVSVHHGGGVGMGYSLHAGMVVVADGTAEAAERLQAVLTSDPGMGVIRHVDAGYDEAIETAETHGIRIPMREQE; translated from the coding sequence ATGTCCAACCAACAAAAACGTGAAATCCGCGCTCCGCGCGGTACCGAATTGAACGCAAAAGGCTGGGTTCAGGAAGCCGCTTTGCGCATGTTGATGAACAACCTCGACCCGGAAGTGGCAGAGCGTCCGGAAGACCTTGTCGTCTACGGCGGCATCGGCAAAGCTGCGCGCAACTGGCCTTCTTTTGACGCGATCGTCCGTGAACTGAAGCGTCTAGAAAGCGATGAGACTCTGCTCGTGCAATCGGGCAAGCCGGTCGGCGTCTTTAAAACGCATGAGCGCGCACCGCGCGTACTGCTGTCCAACTCCGTGCTCGTTCCGGCGTGGGCGAATTGGGAGCACTTCCGCGAACTGGAGCAAAAGGGTCTGATGATGTACGGCCAAATGACGGCCGGTTCTTGGATTTACATCGGTACCCAAGGCATTCTGCAAGGCACGTACGAAACGTTTGCTGAAGCAGGCCGCCAACAGACGGGTGGTACGCTCAAAGGCACCTTGACCCTCACCGCAGGGCTCGGTGGCATGGGTGGTGCGCAACCGCTGGCTGTCACGATGAACGAAGGCGTAGTCATCGCCGTCGAGATTGACCCGACCCGCATCGAACGCCGCATCCAACACCGCTACTGTGATGTGATGGCGACAACGCTCGACGAAGCGCTGGAACTGGCAAATCAGGCCAAAGCGGAAGGACGTCCGCTTTCGATCGGTCTGCTCGGCAACGCTGCAGAAATCTATCCGGAATTTGTACGCCGCGGGATCAAGCCTGATTTTGTCACCGACCAAACATCGGCCCATGACCCGCTGAACGGCTACATTCCGGTAGGCTATTCATTGGAAGAAGCGGCAGCGCTGCGCCAAAGCGACCCGGACAAATTGATCGCCCTGGCCAAGCAAAGCATGGCCGTTCATGTCCAAGCGATGCTCGACCTGCAAAAGCTCGGCTCCACCGTGTTCGACTACGGCAACAACATCCGCCAAGTGGCGCTTGATGAAGGGGTCCAAGACGCGTTCAACTTCCCAGGTTTCGTTCCGGCCTACATCCGTCCGCTGTTCTGCGAAGGCAAAGGCCCGTTCCGTTGGGCGGCTTTGTCTGGCGATCCAGAAGACATCAAGAAGACGGACGAACTGATCCTCAAGCTGTTCCCAGAAAATGATCACCTGCGCCGCTGGATCGAGATGGCAGGCGAAAAGATCGCCTTCCAAGGTCTCCCGGCCCGCATCTGTTGGCTCGGTTACGGCGAGCGTGCCAAGTTTGGTCTGGCGATCAACGAAATGGTCAAAAATGGGGAACTGAAGGCTCCGATCGTCATCGGGCGCGACCACCTCGACTGCGGTTCTGTCGCTTCACCGAACCGCGAGACAGAAGCGATGAAAGACGGTTCTGACGCAGTGGGCGACTGGGCGATCTTGAACGCACTGATCAACACCTCCGCAGGCGCATCCTGGGTTTCGGTACATCATGGCGGCGGGGTCGGTATGGGCTACTCGTTGCATGCGGGAATGGTCGTCGTTGCAGATGGCACCGCTGAAGCGGCGGAGCGTCTGCAAGCTGTGCTCACTTCCGACCCGGGCATGGGCGTCATTCGTCACGTCGATGCAGGTTATGACGAAGCGATCGAAACGGCTGAAACGCACGGCATCCGCATCCCGATGCGCGAACAAGAGTAG
- the hutH gene encoding histidine ammonia-lyase, translating into MTTVMLDGVQVTAQDVAQVAFKNAPVALADEAWQRVKDCREMVEELVRTGKVVYGVTTGFGKFSDVQISPEDAAQLQVNLIRSHACAVGKPMEIPAVRALMMLRANALSKGYSGIRTETLQLLIDCLNHGVHPVVPEQGSLGASGDLAPLSHLALVLMGEGEAYYQGERLSGGAALQKAGLTPIQLQAKEGLALINGTQIMTSIGTLTFVKAERLAKAADMIAALTVECLRGIPEAFSEEVHRVRPYPEQIGVASNLRKLLAGSKLTTGQGEIRVQDAYSLRCLPQVHGASRQVLSYVADKISIEINSATDNPLLFLEEGKVISGGNFHGQPIAFAMDFLKIGMSELANISERRTERLVNPALSELPAFLSHNPGMESGMMIPQYVAASLVSENKVLAHPASVDSIPSSANQEDHVSMGTTAARHAAQVIDNVSKVLAIELICAGEAAEFVGADGLAPATRKLYDLLRGIVAPVLTDRSTSDDIEKVAAALLEGEWITAVENISGELM; encoded by the coding sequence ATGACAACCGTGATGTTGGACGGGGTGCAGGTGACGGCGCAAGATGTGGCGCAGGTCGCCTTTAAAAATGCTCCGGTCGCGCTGGCCGATGAGGCATGGCAGCGCGTCAAGGACTGTCGAGAGATGGTCGAGGAGTTGGTACGGACTGGGAAGGTGGTCTACGGGGTCACTACCGGGTTCGGCAAATTTAGCGATGTACAGATTTCGCCGGAAGACGCTGCACAACTGCAGGTCAACCTGATCCGCTCGCACGCCTGTGCTGTTGGCAAGCCGATGGAGATCCCAGCTGTGCGCGCGCTGATGATGCTCCGCGCGAACGCTCTGTCAAAAGGATATTCGGGCATTCGTACCGAGACGCTGCAACTGCTGATCGATTGCCTCAATCATGGCGTGCACCCGGTCGTGCCGGAGCAAGGCTCGCTTGGCGCATCGGGTGACCTCGCACCGCTGTCGCATCTGGCGCTCGTATTGATGGGCGAAGGGGAAGCGTATTACCAAGGGGAACGCCTTTCTGGCGGAGCGGCTCTGCAGAAGGCCGGTCTGACCCCGATCCAGTTGCAGGCCAAAGAAGGTCTGGCCCTGATCAACGGCACCCAAATCATGACTTCGATCGGCACTTTGACCTTCGTGAAAGCGGAGCGTCTCGCCAAGGCGGCCGACATGATCGCCGCCCTTACCGTCGAGTGTCTGCGCGGCATCCCGGAAGCTTTTTCGGAAGAGGTGCATCGTGTCCGCCCGTATCCGGAGCAGATTGGTGTGGCCAGCAACCTGCGCAAATTGCTCGCAGGCAGCAAGCTGACGACAGGCCAAGGCGAGATCCGCGTCCAAGATGCTTACTCGCTGCGCTGCCTGCCCCAAGTGCACGGGGCATCGCGTCAAGTGTTGTCCTATGTCGCGGACAAAATCTCCATCGAGATCAACTCGGCGACCGACAACCCGCTGCTCTTTTTGGAAGAAGGCAAAGTCATCTCCGGCGGCAATTTTCATGGACAGCCGATCGCGTTTGCAATGGATTTCTTGAAAATCGGCATGAGCGAGTTGGCGAATATTTCGGAGCGCCGCACGGAGCGACTGGTCAACCCTGCCCTCTCCGAGCTTCCGGCGTTTTTGAGCCACAATCCGGGCATGGAGTCGGGCATGATGATTCCGCAATATGTGGCCGCTTCGCTCGTCTCGGAAAATAAAGTTCTGGCCCATCCGGCTTCTGTCGATTCGATCCCGTCTTCTGCCAATCAGGAAGACCACGTCTCGATGGGGACGACGGCAGCTCGCCATGCGGCTCAAGTGATTGACAACGTGTCTAAAGTTCTGGCCATCGAACTGATCTGTGCTGGTGAAGCGGCCGAATTTGTTGGCGCAGACGGGCTGGCTCCGGCAACGCGCAAGCTGTACGACCTGTTGCGCGGCATCGTGGCGCCGGTGTTGACCGATCGCTCGACCAGCGATGATATTGAAAAGGTGGCTGCGGCTCTGTTAGAAGGCGAGTGGATCACAGCCGTGGAAAACATCTCCGGCGAACTGATGTAA
- a CDS encoding nitrilase-related carbon-nitrogen hydrolase, producing the protein MHKVKIGLIQAKHEIHGDEPVAVHKEVAIAKHIKMVRDAASQGAKIICLQEIFYGPYFCAEQTPKWYEAAEEIPQGPTTQLFMKLAKELEVVIILPIYEKEGIGTLYNTAAVIDADGSYLGKYRKHHIPHVEAGEPPHGFWEKYYFKPGNLGYNVFDTRYAKVGVYICYDRHFPEGARVLGLKGAEIVFNPSATVAGTSEYLWKLEQPAHAVANGYYIAAINRVGVEAPWNMGEFYGQSYLADPRGEMVAVAARDQDEVLVAEMDKQMIYEVRQKWQFYRDRRPETYGEMVDL; encoded by the coding sequence ATGCACAAAGTCAAAATCGGCCTTATCCAAGCCAAACATGAAATTCACGGTGACGAACCGGTTGCGGTGCACAAGGAGGTGGCCATCGCCAAGCACATCAAAATGGTGCGCGACGCCGCCTCGCAAGGCGCTAAGATCATCTGCCTGCAGGAGATCTTCTACGGCCCTTACTTCTGCGCAGAACAAACTCCGAAATGGTACGAAGCGGCCGAAGAAATTCCACAGGGTCCGACCACGCAACTGTTTATGAAGCTGGCAAAGGAACTGGAAGTGGTCATCATCCTGCCGATCTATGAAAAAGAAGGCATCGGTACGCTGTACAACACCGCTGCGGTGATCGATGCAGATGGCAGTTACCTCGGTAAATACCGCAAGCATCACATCCCGCACGTCGAGGCTGGCGAGCCGCCGCACGGGTTCTGGGAAAAATACTATTTCAAACCGGGCAATCTCGGGTACAACGTATTTGACACCCGATATGCCAAAGTCGGCGTCTACATCTGTTATGACCGCCACTTCCCAGAAGGTGCTCGCGTGCTGGGGCTCAAAGGCGCGGAGATCGTCTTTAACCCGTCAGCGACCGTAGCAGGCACTTCCGAGTACCTTTGGAAGCTAGAACAGCCTGCCCATGCGGTGGCAAACGGGTACTACATCGCGGCGATCAACCGTGTTGGCGTGGAAGCGCCGTGGAACATGGGCGAGTTCTATGGTCAATCGTACCTCGCCGACCCGCGCGGCGAGATGGTTGCGGTCGCAGCTCGCGATCAGGATGAAGTGCTGGTAGCAGAGATGGACAAGCAGATGATCTACGAAGTCCGCCAAAAATGGCAATTCTATCGCGATCGTCGTCCGGAGACGTACGGCGAGATGGTCGATCTGTAA
- the hydA gene encoding dihydropyrimidinase, producing the protein MKKLIQGGTVVTAADTYQADVLIDGESVVAIGQKLDVTDAEVIDASGCYLFPGGIDPHTHLDMPFGGTTTADDFETGTRAAAFGGTTTIIDFCLTSKGQTLNDAIKIWHAKADHKAVIDYGFHLMIAEANDSVLQQLEQVVNEEGITSLKVFMAYKNVFQADDETLFKTLIRAKELGALVQVHAENGDVIDYLIKEALEKGNTDPIYHAHTRPPVAEGEATGRAIALTALADSQLYVVHVSCSEAVQRIAEARERGLNVYGETCPQYLTLDITSLEKPDFEGAKYVWSPPLREKWNQEVLWSALKNGILQTVGSDQCSFNFAGQKDLGKGDFTKIPNGGPLIEDRFGILYSEGAHKGRISLNQFVDITSTKSAKLFGMFPKKGTIAVGSDADIVIFNPEVTRTISATTHHMNVDYNPFEGMEVHGEVVSVLSRGTYVIRDKQFVGTAGNGRFIRRNKFKRP; encoded by the coding sequence ATGAAAAAGCTGATCCAAGGCGGCACCGTCGTCACCGCTGCCGACACCTACCAAGCGGACGTGCTGATCGATGGCGAGAGCGTCGTCGCGATCGGACAGAAGTTGGACGTGACCGATGCGGAAGTGATCGATGCTTCCGGATGCTATCTCTTCCCGGGCGGCATCGACCCGCACACCCACCTCGACATGCCGTTTGGCGGCACGACGACAGCCGATGATTTTGAAACGGGCACTCGGGCTGCCGCGTTTGGTGGCACGACGACGATCATCGACTTTTGCTTGACCAGCAAAGGCCAGACCTTGAATGATGCGATCAAAATTTGGCATGCCAAAGCGGATCACAAAGCGGTGATCGACTACGGGTTCCACCTGATGATCGCTGAAGCGAACGACAGCGTCCTGCAACAGTTGGAGCAGGTGGTGAACGAAGAGGGCATCACGTCCCTGAAAGTGTTTATGGCCTACAAAAATGTGTTCCAAGCGGACGATGAAACGCTGTTCAAAACGCTGATCCGCGCGAAAGAACTGGGCGCGCTGGTACAAGTGCATGCTGAAAATGGTGATGTCATCGATTATCTGATCAAGGAAGCGCTGGAAAAAGGCAACACAGACCCGATCTATCACGCCCATACCCGTCCTCCAGTGGCAGAAGGGGAGGCGACAGGCCGCGCGATCGCGCTGACGGCGCTGGCCGACTCTCAGCTCTATGTGGTGCATGTTTCTTGTTCCGAAGCGGTACAGCGCATCGCGGAAGCTCGCGAGCGCGGCTTGAATGTCTACGGCGAGACGTGCCCGCAGTACCTGACGCTTGACATCACCAGTCTGGAAAAACCGGACTTTGAAGGTGCCAAATACGTCTGGTCGCCGCCGTTGCGTGAAAAGTGGAACCAGGAGGTGCTGTGGAGCGCCTTGAAAAACGGAATTCTGCAAACGGTCGGCTCTGACCAGTGTTCGTTTAACTTCGCAGGGCAAAAAGATCTTGGCAAAGGTGACTTCACCAAGATTCCGAACGGTGGCCCGCTGATCGAAGACCGCTTTGGCATCCTGTACTCGGAAGGGGCGCACAAAGGGCGCATCTCGTTGAACCAATTTGTTGACATCACTTCGACCAAGTCGGCCAAATTGTTTGGCATGTTCCCGAAAAAAGGCACGATCGCCGTCGGTTCTGATGCTGACATCGTCATCTTCAATCCGGAAGTCACCCGCACGATCTCGGCCACCACGCATCACATGAACGTTGACTACAATCCGTTTGAAGGCATGGAAGTTCACGGTGAAGTGGTCTCTGTGCTGTCGCGCGGCACCTATGTCATTCGCGACAAACAATTTGTCGGTACGGCAGGCAATGGACGCTTCATTCGCCGCAACAAATTTAAGCGCCCCTAG
- the preA gene encoding NAD-dependent dihydropyrimidine dehydrogenase subunit PreA, with translation MADLRIELGGIKSPNPFWLASAPPTNTGYQVLRAFEAGWGGAVWKTLGDPIVNVSSRFGGYRVGTQRLMGLNNIELITDRSLEVNLKEMAEVKKRFPDRALVASLMVDPVREVWHEIVKRVEAVGVDGLEINFGCPHGMAERGMGAAVGQHPELVRQQTEWIKEVATTPVIVKLTPNITDIRYTARAAREGGADAISLINTINSLIGVDLDSWLPQPNVDGKGAHGGYCGPAVKPIALNMVAECAHDSQVALPISGIGGISSWRDAVEFMLMGSTNVQVCTAVMHHGFRIVEDMIDGLNNYLDEKGIDSVSEIVGKSVHTMSDWGSLNLNYKVTARINTETCINCNKCYISCEDASHQCIDRVEDKATGKQILQVREDDCVGCNLCSLVCPVDGAIDMIPVDTGKPHMTWGELVQERGTAR, from the coding sequence ATGGCCGATTTACGCATTGAACTGGGCGGCATCAAGTCGCCCAACCCGTTTTGGCTGGCCTCAGCACCTCCGACCAACACCGGCTACCAAGTCCTGCGCGCCTTTGAAGCAGGTTGGGGCGGCGCGGTCTGGAAAACGCTCGGCGACCCGATCGTCAACGTCTCCTCCCGCTTTGGCGGCTATCGCGTTGGCACACAGCGGCTGATGGGGCTGAACAACATAGAGTTGATCACCGACCGATCGCTAGAAGTGAACTTAAAAGAGATGGCCGAAGTGAAAAAGCGTTTTCCTGACCGGGCCTTGGTTGCTTCGCTGATGGTTGACCCGGTTCGCGAAGTCTGGCATGAGATCGTCAAGCGGGTGGAAGCGGTCGGGGTGGACGGCCTCGAAATCAATTTCGGTTGTCCACACGGCATGGCGGAGCGCGGCATGGGGGCGGCCGTCGGGCAGCATCCCGAGCTGGTGCGTCAACAGACGGAGTGGATCAAAGAGGTGGCGACGACGCCTGTGATCGTCAAACTGACGCCGAACATCACCGACATCCGCTACACGGCCCGCGCTGCACGCGAAGGCGGGGCCGATGCGATCTCCTTGATCAACACGATCAACTCGCTGATCGGTGTCGATCTCGACTCGTGGCTGCCGCAACCGAACGTGGACGGCAAAGGCGCACACGGCGGCTATTGCGGCCCGGCGGTCAAACCGATCGCGCTGAACATGGTCGCAGAATGCGCCCATGACTCGCAGGTCGCACTGCCGATCTCTGGCATCGGCGGCATTTCGAGTTGGCGCGATGCGGTCGAATTTATGCTGATGGGCTCGACGAACGTACAGGTCTGCACCGCCGTCATGCATCACGGCTTCCGCATCGTCGAAGATATGATCGATGGCCTCAACAACTATTTGGATGAAAAAGGAATCGATTCGGTCAGCGAGATCGTCGGCAAATCGGTGCACACCATGTCCGACTGGGGCTCGTTGAACCTGAACTACAAAGTGACAGCCCGCATCAACACGGAGACGTGTATCAACTGCAACAAGTGCTACATCTCCTGCGAGGACGCGTCCCACCAGTGCATCGACCGTGTGGAAGACAAAGCGACCGGCAAGCAGATCCTGCAAGTGCGCGAAGATGACTGTGTCGGCTGCAATCTGTGTTCGCTGGTCTGCCCGGTGGACGGTGCCATCGACATGATTCCGGTGGACACTGGCAAACCGCACATGACGTGGGGCGAATTGGTACAAGAGAGGGGAACTGCCAGATGA
- a CDS encoding NAD(P)-dependent oxidoreductase, with protein sequence MANPLTKLNVNFYEVMPPLRPKEVLDEANRCLYCYDAPCMHACPTGIDIPSFIKKIATGNLLGSARTIMEANPIGASCARVCPTSELCEGACVLNGESDKAILIGLLQRHVTDWAMQAQTPLFQAGESNGLRVAVVGAGPAGLSAARELARFGYAVTVFEAKERAGGLNTYGIVSFRLPQEIPQWEVEQVEALGVAFRYGVRVGTDISADELLASFDAVLLAPGMGAVPQLHIEGEELDGVLDAIAFVEDTKTKELTDAMVGKKVAVIGAGNTAIDAATCSKRLGAEVVQIYYRRTEHEMTAYDFEYEFAKQDGVEFRWLSAPTRILGAGGHVSAVEMIGMELGEADEKGRRRPTPVAGSEKTIEVDFVIKAIGQTRLLPLIEAFGLQHEHGIPTLNKATLETSRARVYAAGDFIFGGQGGTDAMVVSAAQQGKQAARSIHEALHSTAALSV encoded by the coding sequence ATGGCGAATCCGCTCACGAAGCTGAACGTTAACTTTTACGAAGTCATGCCGCCGCTGCGTCCAAAAGAGGTGTTGGACGAAGCGAACCGTTGCCTGTACTGCTATGATGCTCCTTGCATGCATGCGTGTCCGACGGGCATCGACATCCCGTCGTTTATCAAAAAAATCGCCACGGGCAATCTCCTTGGCTCTGCGCGCACGATCATGGAAGCCAATCCGATCGGCGCGTCTTGCGCCCGGGTCTGCCCTACGTCCGAACTCTGTGAAGGCGCGTGCGTCCTGAATGGTGAATCGGACAAAGCGATCCTCATCGGCCTGCTCCAGCGCCATGTCACCGATTGGGCGATGCAGGCGCAAACGCCGCTCTTTCAAGCTGGGGAATCGAACGGTCTGCGTGTGGCGGTGGTCGGAGCGGGTCCAGCCGGACTTTCTGCCGCCCGCGAATTGGCACGGTTTGGGTACGCGGTCACCGTCTTCGAGGCAAAAGAGCGTGCAGGTGGCCTCAACACCTACGGCATCGTCTCGTTCCGTCTCCCGCAGGAGATTCCGCAGTGGGAGGTGGAGCAGGTGGAAGCGCTCGGCGTTGCGTTCCGCTATGGGGTGCGCGTCGGCACTGATATCTCCGCCGATGAACTGCTGGCCAGCTTTGATGCGGTCTTGCTCGCACCGGGCATGGGGGCCGTGCCGCAACTGCACATCGAAGGCGAAGAGTTGGACGGTGTGCTCGACGCGATCGCCTTTGTAGAAGATACGAAAACCAAGGAGCTGACCGACGCAATGGTCGGCAAAAAAGTGGCGGTGATCGGGGCGGGAAATACGGCGATCGACGCCGCAACCTGCTCCAAGCGGCTCGGGGCCGAAGTGGTGCAGATTTACTACCGCCGCACCGAACATGAGATGACCGCTTATGACTTCGAGTACGAATTTGCCAAACAAGATGGGGTTGAGTTCCGCTGGTTGAGCGCGCCGACCCGCATTTTGGGTGCAGGCGGACATGTGAGCGCAGTGGAGATGATCGGGATGGAACTTGGGGAAGCGGATGAGAAGGGCCGCCGCAGACCTACGCCAGTAGCAGGGAGCGAAAAGACGATCGAAGTTGATTTTGTGATCAAAGCGATCGGTCAAACCCGCTTGCTACCTTTGATCGAAGCGTTTGGACTTCAGCATGAGCATGGCATTCCGACGCTCAACAAAGCGACGTTGGAAACGTCCCGCGCGCGCGTCTACGCAGCTGGCGACTTTATTTTCGGCGGTCAAGGCGGCACCGACGCGATGGTCGTGTCGGCCGCTCAACAAGGCAAACAGGCGGCACGCTCGATCCATGAAGCGCTGCATAGCACCGCCGCATTGTCCGTATAA